One stretch of Brevibacillus laterosporus DNA includes these proteins:
- the trmD gene encoding tRNA (guanosine(37)-N1)-methyltransferase TrmD, with protein MRIDVLTLFPEMFTGVFSTSILGKAAERGIVDFGVINFRDYSKSKHGNVDDTPYGGGGGMVLKPDPIFDAVEALSVREGAAKPRVILMCPQGRRYDQKMAEELAKKEHLVFICGHYEGYDERIREHLVTDEISIGDYVLTGGELGSMVVIDSVVRLQPGALGNEMSAVTDSFSTGLLEHPHYTRPAEFRGWRVPDILLSGHHANIERWRLKESLKRTWQRRPELLEQIEKSKEIQKLLVEIQQEASESDS; from the coding sequence ATGCGTATTGATGTACTAACACTGTTTCCAGAGATGTTTACAGGAGTATTCTCTACCAGCATTTTAGGAAAAGCAGCAGAGCGAGGAATCGTCGATTTTGGAGTGATTAACTTTCGCGATTATTCGAAGAGCAAACATGGCAACGTAGATGATACTCCCTACGGAGGCGGTGGCGGCATGGTCTTAAAGCCAGATCCGATTTTTGATGCTGTGGAAGCTCTATCTGTTCGCGAAGGCGCTGCGAAACCGCGCGTTATTTTAATGTGCCCACAGGGAAGACGTTATGATCAAAAAATGGCAGAGGAATTAGCAAAAAAAGAGCATCTAGTGTTCATTTGTGGTCACTATGAAGGCTACGATGAGCGTATTCGTGAGCATCTGGTGACGGATGAAATCTCTATAGGCGATTATGTACTGACAGGCGGAGAATTAGGCTCGATGGTCGTTATTGATAGTGTTGTGCGTTTACAACCAGGTGCGCTTGGCAATGAAATGTCTGCTGTAACAGACTCCTTTTCTACGGGGCTTTTAGAGCACCCTCATTACACACGCCCTGCCGAATTTAGAGGCTGGAGGGTGCCTGATATCTTATTATCGGGACACCATGCGAACATTGAAAGATGGCGCCTGAAAGAATCACTAAAGCGTACCTGGCAACGCCGGCCAGAGTTATTGGAGCAGATTGAGAAATCCAAAGAGATTCAAAAGTTACTGGTGGAGATTCAACAAGAAGCGAGTGAGAGTGACTCTTGA
- the lepB gene encoding signal peptidase I, with protein sequence MSETASTTKKKNEAWEWIKAIVIAIALAFFIRTFLFAPFIVEGHSMDFTLHNEEKLVVNKALYHLREPQREEIIVFHASEKRDYIKRVIAVAGDTVEVRDDVLYVNDKVVEEPYLKEKRDIAEKEKDLPLTTPYEKITIPPGHIFVMGDNRQNSSDSREFGPVEVSKVVGRAEFVFWPIKDIRMTR encoded by the coding sequence ATGAGCGAAACTGCCTCGACTACCAAGAAGAAAAATGAAGCTTGGGAATGGATTAAAGCGATTGTCATTGCAATAGCTTTAGCATTCTTTATCCGTACCTTTTTATTTGCCCCGTTTATCGTCGAGGGTCATTCCATGGATTTTACTTTACACAACGAGGAAAAACTCGTGGTTAACAAAGCTCTCTACCATTTGAGAGAGCCACAGCGTGAGGAAATTATCGTATTCCATGCGTCTGAAAAACGTGATTATATTAAACGTGTCATTGCTGTGGCTGGAGACACCGTTGAAGTAAGAGATGATGTTTTGTATGTTAATGATAAAGTAGTGGAAGAGCCATATTTAAAAGAGAAACGTGACATTGCAGAAAAAGAGAAGGATTTGCCACTAACCACTCCTTACGAAAAAATAACGATTCCACCTGGACATATATTTGTGATGGGCGACAACCGCCAAAATAGTTCAGATAGTCGAGAATTTGGTCCAGTAGAAGTAAGTAAAGTGGTAGGACGTGCAGAGTTCGTCTTCTGGCCGATCAAAGATATACGCATGACACGCTAA
- a CDS encoding KH domain-containing protein, giving the protein MKALIETIAKALVDHPEHVKVNAVDKERILVFELSVHPDDMGKIIGKQGRIAKALRTVVTAAAVQTDKRITVEIV; this is encoded by the coding sequence ATGAAGGCTTTGATCGAAACGATCGCGAAAGCTCTTGTGGATCATCCGGAACATGTGAAAGTGAACGCAGTGGACAAAGAGCGTATCTTGGTTTTCGAGCTTTCCGTTCATCCAGATGATATGGGTAAGATTATTGGAAAACAAGGTCGCATTGCGAAAGCCCTGCGGACGGTTGTAACGGCTGCTGCAGTGCAGACTGATAAGCGGATTACCGTTGAAATCGTATAA
- the rimM gene encoding ribosome maturation factor RimM, which produces MTQSKFYTVGKLVNTQGLRGEMRVVSTTDFPDVRFKKGNKLHLFHPSLSTPMIIEIASYREHKDFIILTFKGYTSINDVEKYKGGELKVPETELLELEEDEFYIHQLIGCEVITDTGEVLGKIAEVLQPGANDVWVVKGNGGKEIMLPYIDDCIKEVDVQNKKVICHIMDGLL; this is translated from the coding sequence GTGACACAATCAAAATTTTATACAGTAGGAAAATTGGTTAATACACAGGGATTACGTGGGGAAATGCGTGTCGTTTCCACAACAGATTTTCCTGATGTTCGTTTTAAAAAGGGGAATAAGTTACATTTATTTCATCCAAGCTTGTCAACGCCTATGATCATTGAAATAGCTTCGTACCGTGAACATAAAGATTTTATTATCCTAACGTTTAAAGGATACACATCTATTAATGACGTGGAAAAGTATAAGGGTGGAGAATTAAAAGTTCCTGAAACCGAGCTACTGGAGCTTGAGGAAGATGAATTTTATATCCATCAGCTCATTGGTTGCGAAGTGATTACGGATACAGGCGAAGTATTGGGCAAGATTGCAGAGGTTCTGCAACCAGGTGCTAATGACGTCTGGGTGGTAAAAGGTAACGGAGGCAAAGAAATCATGCTACCATACATCGACGATTGCATTAAAGAAGTAGATGTTCAGAACAAAAAAGTAATTTGCCACATCATGGATGGATTGCTGTAG
- the ylqF gene encoding ribosome biogenesis GTPase YlqF, which produces MTIQWFPGHMAKARRQVTEKLKQIDVVIELLDARLPLSSRNPMIDEIVAEKPRLILLNKADLADPAVTEMWTRYFKEQGIRTLPIDALSGRGVNRLPELCQELAADMLQKRADRGMLARAVRIMILGIPNVGKSSLINRLAKRSVAQTGDRPAVTKSQQWVKMGDTLELLDTPGILWPKFEDQMVGLRLAASGAIKDELIDFSEVALYAVRYMMHYYPERLKERYKLTDLPEDGVELLEMIGKKRGCMASGGHIDYDKASELLLRELRSGKIGQITLERPIDWEMEVAIGEPRSMYDE; this is translated from the coding sequence ATGACAATCCAATGGTTTCCGGGACACATGGCCAAAGCGCGCCGGCAAGTAACGGAGAAATTAAAGCAAATTGATGTGGTTATTGAGCTTCTGGATGCAAGGCTACCTTTGTCTAGTCGCAACCCGATGATCGATGAGATCGTGGCAGAAAAGCCACGTTTGATTCTGCTAAACAAGGCAGATTTGGCTGATCCAGCTGTAACAGAGATGTGGACGAGATATTTTAAAGAACAAGGCATCCGTACGTTACCGATTGACGCTTTATCAGGTAGAGGAGTTAACAGACTGCCTGAGCTATGTCAAGAATTGGCCGCAGACATGTTACAAAAACGTGCTGATCGAGGCATGCTAGCAAGAGCTGTACGTATTATGATCTTGGGTATTCCCAATGTAGGTAAATCCTCGTTGATTAACCGTCTGGCTAAACGTTCTGTTGCTCAAACAGGCGATCGTCCAGCTGTAACAAAATCACAACAATGGGTAAAAATGGGTGATACACTTGAACTTCTGGATACACCAGGTATCCTTTGGCCTAAGTTTGAGGATCAGATGGTAGGGCTTCGCTTAGCAGCTAGTGGTGCAATTAAGGACGAACTAATTGATTTCTCTGAAGTTGCTTTGTACGCTGTTCGCTATATGATGCATTACTACCCAGAGCGTCTAAAAGAGCGTTATAAGCTGACTGATTTACCTGAGGATGGCGTAGAATTACTAGAGATGATTGGTAAAAAACGTGGCTGTATGGCTTCAGGTGGACATATTGATTATGACAAAGCTTCCGAGCTATTGTTACGTGAATTACGTTCAGGAAAGATTGGTCAAATTACGTTAGAACGTCCGATTGATTGGGAAATGGAAGTGGCAATTGGTGAACCGCGTTCTATGTATGATGAATAA
- a CDS encoding 50S ribosomal protein L19, with product MNQIIRELEKEQLKQDLPAFRPGDTVRVHVKVIEGTRERIQVFEGVVIRRRGTGVSETFTVRKISYNVGVERTFPLHTPKIDKLEVVRHGRVRRAKLYYLRDRVGKAARIKEIRR from the coding sequence ATGAATCAAATTATTCGTGAATTAGAAAAAGAACAACTGAAACAGGATCTTCCTGCGTTCCGTCCTGGTGACACTGTACGTGTACACGTTAAGGTAATCGAGGGTACTCGTGAGCGTATTCAGGTGTTCGAAGGCGTTGTTATCCGCCGCCGTGGTACTGGTGTAAGCGAAACTTTCACTGTTCGTAAGATTTCTTACAACGTGGGTGTTGAGCGTACATTCCCACTACACACACCTAAGATCGACAAGCTTGAAGTAGTACGCCATGGTCGCGTACGTCGTGCGAAGTTGTACTATCTTCGCGATCGCGTAGGTAAAGCTGCTCGTATTAAAGAAATTCGTCGATAA
- a CDS encoding 30S ribosomal protein S16 — translation MAVKIRLKRMGSSKAPFYRVVVADSRSPRDGRFIEEIGYYNPVAQPAVVNIDSEKAVQWIMNGAQPTDTARNLLSQVGVLAKVHEAKFGKK, via the coding sequence ATGGCAGTTAAAATTCGTCTAAAGCGCATGGGTTCTAGTAAGGCTCCTTTCTACCGTGTGGTAGTTGCGGATTCTCGTTCCCCACGTGATGGTCGTTTCATTGAAGAGATCGGCTATTACAATCCAGTTGCTCAACCAGCAGTGGTTAACATTGACAGCGAGAAAGCTGTACAATGGATCATGAACGGAGCACAACCTACCGATACAGCTCGTAACTTGCTTTCTCAAGTAGGCGTACTTGCGAAAGTACACGAAGCAAAATTCGGCAAGAAGTAA